The Pantoea phytobeneficialis genome has a segment encoding these proteins:
- the bioF gene encoding 8-amino-7-oxononanoate synthase: MSWSQRIEQALAARRAADGWRQRIRVEHNNVRELTVAGQRYRHFSSNDYLGLSQHPAVIAAWQQGAAEAGAGAGASGHVTGFSRYHAQLEEQLADWLGYRRALLFISGFAANQAVIHLLAEKSDRIVADKLAHASLLDAASHSPATLRRFAHNQPASLAKLLATPVEGNTLVVTEGVFSMDGDSAPLAQLAAETQRANGWLLVDDAHGIGVTGEQGRGSCWQQQVKPELLIVTFGKGFGVSGAALLCDDATADYVEQFARHLIYSTAMPPAQCFALLAALQQIQQGDELRAQLHANIARFRAGAADLPWQLMPSASAIQPLVVGENSAALALSQRLKAAGCWVSAIRPPTVPPGTARLRITLTAAHGFDDIDRLLEALYDAAHQ, translated from the coding sequence ATGAGCTGGTCGCAACGCATCGAACAGGCGCTGGCGGCGCGGCGTGCCGCCGACGGCTGGCGTCAGCGTATCCGCGTGGAACACAACAACGTGCGCGAGCTGACCGTCGCCGGGCAACGCTATCGCCACTTTTCCAGCAACGATTATCTTGGCCTGAGTCAGCATCCGGCAGTGATTGCCGCCTGGCAACAGGGGGCCGCTGAGGCCGGGGCTGGCGCGGGTGCATCGGGACATGTGACCGGTTTCAGCCGTTATCATGCGCAACTGGAAGAACAACTGGCCGACTGGCTGGGTTATCGCCGTGCGCTGCTGTTTATCTCGGGTTTCGCCGCCAATCAGGCGGTGATCCATCTGCTGGCGGAAAAGTCGGATCGGATTGTGGCCGACAAGCTGGCGCACGCCTCGTTACTGGATGCTGCCAGCCACAGCCCGGCCACGCTGCGCCGTTTTGCCCACAATCAGCCCGCCAGCCTGGCAAAGCTGTTGGCAACGCCGGTGGAGGGTAACACCCTGGTGGTCACCGAAGGCGTCTTCAGCATGGATGGCGACAGCGCACCGCTGGCGCAGCTGGCTGCTGAAACGCAACGCGCCAACGGCTGGCTGCTGGTCGATGATGCACATGGTATTGGCGTGACCGGTGAGCAAGGTCGTGGTAGCTGCTGGCAGCAGCAGGTGAAGCCAGAATTACTGATCGTCACCTTCGGCAAAGGCTTTGGCGTCAGCGGTGCCGCTTTGTTGTGCGATGACGCGACCGCCGATTATGTGGAACAGTTTGCCCGCCATTTGATCTACTCGACCGCCATGCCGCCCGCGCAGTGCTTCGCGCTGCTGGCGGCGTTACAGCAAATTCAGCAGGGCGATGAATTGCGTGCGCAGTTGCACGCCAATATCGCGCGTTTTCGCGCTGGAGCGGCAGATCTCCCCTGGCAGTTGATGCCATCGGCCAGCGCCATCCAGCCGTTGGTGGTCGGTGAGAACAGTGCTGCGCTGGCGTTATCACAGCGGTTGAAGGCGGCGGGCTGCTGGGTCAGCGCCATTCGTCCCCCGACGGTGCCACCGGGCACAGCACGCCTTCGCATCACCCTGACCGCCGCACATGGTTTTGACGATATCGATCGTCTGCTGGAGGCGCTGTATGACGCTGCACATCAATAA
- the pgl gene encoding 6-phosphogluconolactonase, whose protein sequence is MKQVVYTASPESQQIHAWQLQEDGALTLLQVTDVAGQVQPMVVSPKKDFLYVGVRPNFRVLAYRIAADGTLSEAGEAPLPGSPTHISTDRQGNFLFCGSYNDACVSISPIGSDGLPQAPSQVIGGLEGCHSANIDVKNQTLFVPALKQDRICLFQLGNDGSLTPAAQAQVTTVEGAGPRHMAFHPNGNYSYCVNELDSSVDVWALSNAHGEVERVQSLNMMPADFSGTRWAADIHLTPDGRFLYACDRTSSTITVFNVSEDGGLLNIEGFQPTETQPRGFNIDNSGKYLVAAGQKSHHIEVYKISDDRGLLTPLARYAVGQGPMWVVIHPLG, encoded by the coding sequence ATGAAACAAGTCGTGTATACCGCCAGCCCCGAGAGCCAGCAGATTCACGCCTGGCAGTTACAGGAAGATGGCGCGCTGACGTTATTACAGGTGACGGATGTGGCTGGTCAGGTGCAGCCGATGGTGGTCAGCCCGAAGAAAGATTTCCTCTATGTTGGCGTGCGTCCGAATTTTCGCGTGCTGGCATACCGTATTGCCGCGGATGGCACCCTGAGCGAAGCCGGAGAGGCACCGCTGCCGGGAAGCCCGACGCACATTTCTACCGATCGCCAGGGTAACTTCCTGTTCTGCGGTTCTTACAATGATGCCTGTGTCAGCATCAGCCCAATTGGTAGCGATGGTCTGCCGCAGGCTCCGAGCCAGGTGATCGGCGGGCTGGAAGGTTGTCACTCCGCCAATATTGATGTGAAAAACCAGACGCTGTTTGTGCCGGCGCTAAAGCAGGATCGTATTTGTTTGTTCCAGTTAGGCAACGATGGCAGCCTGACACCCGCCGCGCAAGCCCAGGTCACCACGGTTGAAGGCGCTGGCCCGCGTCATATGGCGTTTCACCCGAATGGCAACTATAGCTATTGCGTCAACGAACTGGACAGCAGCGTAGATGTCTGGGCGTTAAGCAATGCACACGGCGAAGTGGAGCGTGTGCAGAGCCTGAATATGATGCCTGCGGATTTCAGCGGCACCCGCTGGGCAGCGGATATCCATCTGACGCCGGATGGCCGTTTCCTGTATGCCTGCGATCGCACCAGCAGCACCATTACCGTATTCAACGTCAGCGAAGATGGCGGCTTGTTGAACATCGAGGGCTTCCAGCCGACAGAGACGCAACCGCGTGGTTTTAATATCGACAACAGCGGGAAATATCTGGTTGCAGCCGGGCAGAAATCGCACCATATTGAGGTCTACAAAATCAGCGACGATCGCGGTCTGCTGACGCCGCTGGCGCGTTATGCCGTCGGACAAGGCCCAATGTGGGTGGTGATTCACCCACTGGGTTAA
- a CDS encoding pyridoxal phosphatase: MSYRVIALDLDGTLLTPRKTILPESLEALARAQQAGVKVLIVTGRHHCAIHPFYQALQLDTPAICCNGTYLYDYQAKKVLASDPLEKSQAVRVIEMLDEQQIHGLLYVDDAMLYQEPTGHVTRTLTWAESLPAAQRPTFLHVPSLVQAAHDAQSIWKFALSHADTHALQQFAERTEAELGLACEWSWHDQVDIAQRGNSKGKRLAQWVESQGLSMKDVLAFGDNYNDLSMLEEVGLGVAMGNADDAIKARAGKVIGTNLEPGIAEVIYQEIL; this comes from the coding sequence ATGAGCTACCGCGTAATCGCCCTTGATCTTGACGGCACCCTGTTGACCCCGCGTAAAACCATTCTGCCTGAATCCCTTGAAGCCCTGGCCCGCGCGCAGCAGGCAGGCGTCAAAGTGCTGATTGTTACCGGTCGCCACCATTGTGCCATCCATCCTTTTTATCAGGCACTGCAACTGGATACACCCGCTATCTGCTGTAACGGTACTTATTTGTATGATTATCAGGCGAAAAAGGTGCTGGCCTCCGATCCGCTGGAAAAATCTCAGGCGGTGCGGGTGATCGAGATGCTGGATGAACAGCAGATTCACGGCCTGCTGTATGTCGATGACGCGATGCTTTACCAGGAGCCGACCGGCCATGTGACACGTACCCTTACCTGGGCGGAATCACTGCCTGCGGCACAACGTCCGACCTTCCTCCATGTGCCGAGCCTGGTTCAGGCTGCGCACGATGCACAGTCGATCTGGAAGTTCGCCCTGTCCCATGCCGATACCCACGCACTGCAACAATTTGCCGAGCGCACCGAAGCCGAACTGGGGCTGGCGTGTGAATGGTCATGGCACGATCAGGTGGATATCGCCCAGCGCGGCAACAGCAAAGGCAAACGCCTTGCGCAGTGGGTGGAGAGCCAGGGATTAAGCATGAAAGACGTGCTGGCGTTTGGTGATAACTACAACGACCTCAGTATGCTGGAAGAAGTCGGTCTGGGCGTGGCGATGGGCAATGCCGACGACGCGATCAAAGCACGCGCCGGCAAAGTGATTGGCACCAATCTGGAGCCGGGCATTGCCGAAGTGATTTACCAGGAAATTCTGTAA
- the bioA gene encoding adenosylmethionine--8-amino-7-oxononanoate transaminase, whose product MFTQDDLNFDRQHIWHPYTSMRDPLPCYPVVAAHGCQLQLADGRELVDGMSSWWAAIHGYNHPRLNQALQDQLAQMSHVMFGGITHPAAVELCRQLVAMTSAPLECVFLADSGSIAVEVAMKMALQYWLGRGETRQKFLTLKRGYHGDTFAAMSVCDPQNSMHSLWRGYLPEHLFAAAPERGFDDAWDDADFADFARLAEQHHRQIAAVILEPIVQGAGGMRFYHPRYLQRVRELCDRYGLLLIADEIATGFGRSGKLFACEHAGIVPDILCLGKALTGGTMTLSATLTTRAVADTISNSAAGCFMHGPTFMGNPLACAVAVESLKMVNEGHWSAQVAQIEQQLRAALLPLADHPAVADARVLGAIGVIETRRAVDMAALQQFFVERGVWIRPFGRLIYLMPPYVITAAELTKLTDAVRDALDFSHHFQG is encoded by the coding sequence ATGTTCACTCAGGACGATCTCAATTTCGACCGCCAGCATATCTGGCATCCCTACACCTCAATGCGTGATCCCCTGCCCTGCTACCCGGTCGTCGCGGCGCATGGCTGCCAGTTGCAACTGGCGGATGGACGTGAATTAGTGGATGGCATGTCGTCATGGTGGGCGGCGATCCACGGTTATAACCATCCACGTCTTAATCAGGCATTGCAGGACCAACTGGCGCAGATGTCGCATGTGATGTTTGGTGGCATCACCCACCCGGCAGCGGTGGAGCTGTGCCGTCAGTTGGTGGCGATGACGTCAGCCCCCCTGGAATGTGTGTTCCTCGCCGATTCGGGGTCGATCGCCGTCGAAGTGGCGATGAAAATGGCGCTGCAATACTGGTTGGGACGGGGGGAAACCCGACAAAAATTTCTCACACTGAAACGCGGTTATCACGGCGACACGTTCGCCGCGATGTCGGTGTGCGATCCGCAAAACTCGATGCACAGCTTGTGGCGCGGTTATCTGCCGGAACACCTGTTCGCGGCCGCACCGGAGCGAGGGTTTGATGATGCGTGGGATGACGCTGATTTCGCCGATTTTGCCCGTCTGGCGGAGCAACATCACCGGCAGATTGCCGCAGTGATCCTGGAGCCCATTGTGCAGGGCGCAGGGGGGATGCGTTTTTATCATCCGCGTTATCTGCAACGGGTGCGTGAGCTGTGCGATCGCTACGGTTTGTTGCTAATTGCCGACGAGATTGCCACCGGCTTTGGCCGCAGCGGCAAGTTGTTCGCCTGCGAACATGCCGGGATCGTGCCGGATATTTTATGTCTGGGCAAAGCCCTGACGGGCGGCACTATGACGCTCTCCGCCACCCTTACCACTCGCGCAGTGGCCGATACCATCAGCAACAGCGCCGCCGGCTGCTTTATGCATGGCCCAACCTTTATGGGTAATCCGCTGGCGTGCGCGGTCGCGGTGGAAAGCCTGAAGATGGTGAACGAAGGTCACTGGTCGGCGCAGGTGGCACAGATTGAGCAGCAGCTACGCGCGGCATTGCTGCCGTTAGCTGACCATCCGGCCGTAGCGGATGCACGCGTTCTGGGGGCGATTGGTGTGATTGAGACTCGTCGGGCAGTGGATATGGCAGCCCTGCAACAGTTCTTTGTCGAGCGCGGGGTGTGGATCCGTCCGTTTGGGCGGTTGATCTACCTGATGCCACCCTATGTGATCACGGCGGCGGAGCTGACGAAGTTGACCGACGCCGTACGCGATGCGCTGGATTTTTCGCACCATTTTCAGGGGTGA
- a CDS encoding ABC transporter ATP-binding protein — MLSLRSVNQFYGQNHILWDVDLDLPPGTCTGVLGSPGMGKTTLVNCIMGRLPINSGSMTWQEDGSPPEDLLLQPAEQRARMGIGYVPQGRHIFSQMSVEDNLLIALMAAHDDRSRAIPEMVFDLFPALYSLRHQRSGELPMDQQQQLALARALVLQPKLLILDEPTEGMSPWLEEEMGNLIRRLNRDYGLTILLLEQHVSFIRRVADYFLLLHRGRNVAQGKVAQLDDVTINKWLTVT, encoded by the coding sequence ATGCTAAGTTTACGTTCGGTGAATCAGTTTTACGGTCAAAACCATATCCTGTGGGATGTGGACCTCGATCTGCCCCCTGGCACCTGCACGGGCGTGCTGGGTAGCCCAGGGATGGGTAAAACCACCCTGGTCAACTGCATTATGGGACGGTTGCCGATCAATAGCGGGTCGATGACCTGGCAGGAAGATGGCTCCCCCCCTGAAGATTTATTGCTGCAACCGGCGGAGCAACGTGCGCGCATGGGTATCGGCTACGTACCGCAAGGTCGCCATATTTTCTCGCAAATGAGTGTGGAAGATAACCTGCTGATTGCGCTGATGGCGGCGCATGACGACCGCAGTCGCGCCATTCCGGAAATGGTGTTCGATTTGTTCCCGGCGCTCTATTCATTACGCCACCAGCGCAGCGGAGAACTGCCGATGGATCAGCAGCAGCAGTTGGCATTAGCGCGCGCGCTGGTGTTACAACCGAAATTGCTGATCCTTGATGAACCTACCGAAGGCATGTCGCCGTGGCTGGAAGAGGAGATGGGAAATCTGATTCGCCGCCTGAACCGCGATTACGGCCTGACCATTCTGCTGCTGGAGCAACACGTCTCCTTTATCCGCCGCGTGGCTGACTATTTTCTGCTGCTGCATCGTGGTCGCAACGTGGCGCAGGGAAAAGTGGCCCAGTTGGACGATGTCACCATCAATAAATGGCTGACGGTAACCTGA
- the bioD gene encoding dethiobiotin synthase, which yields MKRWFITGTDTEVGKTVASGALLQAAGAAGWVTAGYKPVASGCEQTAEGIRNSDALALQRYSSLALRYEQVNPLAFLEPTSPHIVSAEEGRPIDFAGLSAGLRELEQQAEWVLVEGAGGWFTPLSATQTYADWVVAEQLPVILVVGIKLGCINHAMLTAAAVHASGLRLAGWIANTIQPPGKRHQEYLATLRQRLDAPCLGEIPYLTDDAQQDDCGRYLTLP from the coding sequence ATGAAACGCTGGTTTATTACAGGTACCGACACCGAAGTCGGCAAGACGGTAGCCAGTGGCGCGTTGCTACAGGCGGCGGGAGCTGCCGGATGGGTCACCGCAGGTTACAAGCCGGTGGCCTCGGGTTGTGAGCAAACTGCCGAAGGCATCCGCAACAGCGATGCGCTGGCGCTGCAACGCTACAGCTCGCTGGCGTTGCGTTATGAGCAGGTCAATCCGCTGGCTTTTCTTGAACCCACGTCACCGCATATCGTCAGTGCCGAAGAGGGCAGGCCAATCGATTTTGCCGGACTGTCTGCCGGGCTACGGGAGCTGGAGCAACAGGCAGAATGGGTATTGGTAGAAGGCGCGGGCGGATGGTTTACTCCGTTGTCGGCAACGCAAACCTATGCTGATTGGGTGGTGGCTGAGCAGTTGCCGGTGATCCTGGTGGTGGGTATCAAACTGGGTTGTATCAACCATGCGATGCTAACTGCCGCCGCCGTGCATGCGAGTGGCCTGCGCCTTGCAGGCTGGATCGCCAATACTATTCAACCGCCGGGTAAGCGGCATCAGGAATATCTGGCAACATTGCGTCAGCGTCTTGATGCGCCGTGTCTGGGCGAAATCCCGTATCTTACGGATGACGCGCAGCAGGATGACTGTGGCCGTTATCTGACATTGCCCTGA
- the bioB gene encoding biotin synthase BioB, whose translation MAHRWTLAQAQALFDKPFLELMFEAQQVHRQHFDPRQVQVSTLLSIKTGACPEDCKYCPQSARYKTGLESERLMEVEAVLESARKAKAAGSSRFCMGAAWKNPHDRDMPYLEQMVQGVKAMGMETCMTLGTLNDTQAQRLAHAGLDFYNHNLDTSPEFYGNIITTRSYQERLDTLDKVRGAGIKVCSGGIVGLGETVKDRAGLLVQLANLPTPPESVPINMLVKVKGTPLADNDDVEPFDFIRTIAVARIMMPSSHVRLSAGREQMSEQTQAMCFMAGANSIFYGCKLLTTPNPEEDKDLILFRKLGLNPEHTATTAGDNEQQYQLSEQLLHADTAQFYNAAV comes from the coding sequence ATGGCACATCGCTGGACACTGGCACAAGCCCAGGCACTATTCGATAAACCTTTCCTTGAGCTGATGTTTGAGGCGCAGCAGGTACATCGCCAACATTTCGACCCGCGTCAGGTGCAGGTCAGTACCCTGCTGTCGATCAAAACCGGCGCCTGCCCGGAAGATTGTAAATATTGCCCGCAGAGCGCGCGCTACAAAACCGGGCTGGAATCGGAACGTCTGATGGAGGTGGAAGCGGTGCTGGAATCGGCGCGCAAAGCCAAAGCTGCCGGTTCGAGCCGTTTCTGTATGGGGGCGGCGTGGAAAAACCCGCACGATCGTGACATGCCTTACCTGGAGCAGATGGTGCAGGGCGTGAAAGCGATGGGGATGGAAACCTGTATGACCCTCGGCACCCTCAACGACACCCAGGCGCAGCGCCTGGCGCATGCCGGTCTGGATTTTTACAACCATAACCTCGATACCTCGCCGGAATTCTACGGCAACATCATCACCACGCGCAGCTACCAGGAACGCCTCGATACCCTCGACAAAGTGCGTGGTGCGGGCATTAAGGTGTGTTCGGGCGGTATCGTCGGCCTGGGCGAAACGGTAAAAGATCGTGCCGGTCTGCTGGTGCAACTGGCGAACCTGCCGACACCGCCGGAAAGCGTGCCGATCAACATGCTGGTGAAAGTTAAAGGCACGCCGCTGGCGGATAACGACGATGTCGAGCCGTTCGATTTTATCCGAACCATTGCGGTGGCCCGTATCATGATGCCGTCTTCTCATGTCCGCCTTTCTGCCGGTCGTGAGCAGATGAGCGAACAGACCCAGGCGATGTGTTTTATGGCCGGGGCAAACTCGATTTTCTACGGCTGCAAGCTGCTGACCACGCCGAACCCGGAAGAAGACAAGGATTTGATTCTGTTCCGTAAACTGGGACTCAACCCGGAGCATACCGCCACCACCGCCGGTGATAACGAACAGCAATATCAGTTGAGTGAACAGCTGTTGCATGCCGATACCGCGCAGTTTTACAACGCGGCGGTGTAA
- a CDS encoding transposase, whose translation VVPVEKTSGSSVRGRARMSKTGPADVRAKLYMAAIVAIRWNAPAKALYQRLIAKGKASKAALGAVMRKLVHQCFGVLKTRMKWDENYAATA comes from the coding sequence TGTGGTACCGGTGGAAAAAACGTCCGGGAGCTCAGTCAGGGGGCGTGCGCGGATGTCAAAAACAGGCCCGGCAGACGTAAGGGCGAAACTGTATATGGCGGCGATCGTAGCGATCAGGTGGAATGCCCCGGCGAAGGCGCTGTACCAGAGGCTAATCGCGAAGGGCAAAGCCAGCAAGGCCGCGCTTGGAGCGGTGATGCGCAAGCTGGTTCATCAGTGCTTCGGGGTGCTGAAAACGCGGATGAAGTGGGATGAAAATTACGCAGCTACCGCTTGA
- the modB gene encoding molybdate ABC transporter permease subunit, which translates to MILSDPEWQAVFLSLKVSTVAVLCSLPLGILMAWILARCQFPGKTLLDSVIHLPLVLPPVVVGYLLLIALGRRGFIGAWLYDWFGFSFAFSWRGAVVAAAVIAFPLMVRAIRLALEAVDTKLEQAARTLGAGRWRVFFTITLPLTFPGIIVGTVLAFARSLGEFGATITFVSNIPGETRTIPSAMFTLIETPGAENAAARLCAVAIVLALLSLVASELLARWGRKRLGV; encoded by the coding sequence ATGATATTGAGTGATCCCGAATGGCAGGCGGTGTTTCTCAGCCTGAAAGTCTCCACTGTGGCGGTGTTGTGTAGCCTGCCGTTGGGCATCCTGATGGCCTGGATTCTGGCGCGTTGCCAGTTTCCGGGCAAAACCCTGCTCGATAGTGTTATCCATCTACCGCTGGTGCTACCGCCGGTGGTGGTCGGTTATTTGCTGCTGATTGCCCTCGGGCGGCGTGGCTTTATCGGTGCCTGGTTATATGACTGGTTTGGTTTCAGCTTTGCTTTTAGCTGGCGTGGCGCGGTGGTGGCGGCGGCGGTGATCGCTTTCCCGTTAATGGTGCGAGCCATTCGCCTGGCGCTGGAAGCGGTAGATACCAAACTGGAACAGGCGGCACGCACCCTCGGCGCAGGACGCTGGCGCGTGTTCTTTACCATTACCTTACCCCTGACCTTTCCCGGCATCATTGTCGGTACGGTGCTGGCTTTTGCCCGTTCGCTGGGTGAGTTTGGTGCCACCATCACCTTCGTGTCGAATATACCTGGTGAAACCCGCACCATTCCGTCAGCGATGTTTACCCTGATTGAAACACCGGGGGCGGAAAATGCCGCCGCGCGCTTGTGTGCGGTGGCGATTGTGCTGGCGTTGCTGTCGCTGGTGGCGTCGGAACTGCTGGCCCGCTGGGGCCGTAAGCGGCTGGGGGTTTAA
- the modC gene encoding molybdenum ABC transporter ATP-binding protein ModC, with amino-acid sequence MLTLNFSQQLGTHQLDVDVEIPGKGITAIFGVSGAGKTSLINAIGGLTQPQQGQIKLDERLLFDAATGLNLPPEKRRIGYVFQDARLFPHYSVRGNLQYGMAATMKPQFDSLVALLGLDALLRRAPSSLSGGEKQRVAIGRALLTAPDILLMDEPLASLDLPRKRELMPYLQKLAKQVDIPLLYVSHSLDEILQLADNVLVLDSGKVKAFGSLEKVWSSAAMRPWLPASDRTSVLRVQVLEQHPDYPMTALSLGDQHIWVSRVNQPLKTALRIRIASADVSLALQPPQNTSIRNILPAQVVELLEIDDQVEVKLRIGISELWARISPWARDELGIRPDQWLYAQIKSVSITP; translated from the coding sequence ATGCTGACACTGAACTTTTCCCAGCAGTTGGGCACCCACCAGTTAGATGTGGACGTGGAGATCCCCGGCAAAGGGATCACCGCAATTTTTGGCGTTTCTGGCGCGGGCAAAACCTCGTTGATCAACGCGATTGGCGGGTTAACTCAGCCGCAGCAGGGGCAGATTAAACTGGATGAACGGCTGTTGTTTGATGCCGCCACCGGACTGAATTTACCGCCAGAGAAACGCCGTATCGGTTATGTGTTTCAGGATGCTCGCCTGTTCCCGCATTACAGCGTGCGCGGCAATCTGCAATACGGTATGGCGGCTACCATGAAACCACAATTCGACAGCCTGGTGGCGTTATTGGGCCTCGACGCCTTGCTGCGTCGCGCGCCATCTTCTTTATCTGGCGGCGAGAAACAGCGGGTGGCGATTGGCCGCGCGCTGCTCACGGCACCGGATATTCTGTTGATGGATGAGCCGTTGGCCTCGCTGGATTTACCACGTAAACGTGAACTGATGCCTTACCTGCAAAAGCTGGCGAAACAGGTGGATATTCCGCTGTTGTACGTGTCGCACAGCCTTGACGAGATCCTGCAACTGGCGGATAACGTGCTGGTGCTGGACAGCGGTAAAGTCAAAGCCTTTGGCTCGCTGGAGAAGGTGTGGAGCAGTGCGGCGATGCGCCCGTGGCTACCGGCCAGCGATCGCACCAGCGTACTTCGCGTCCAGGTGCTGGAGCAGCATCCTGATTACCCGATGACAGCGCTGTCACTCGGCGATCAACATATCTGGGTCAGCCGGGTCAATCAGCCGCTGAAAACCGCGTTACGCATTCGTATCGCGTCAGCCGATGTGTCGCTGGCATTGCAACCGCCGCAAAACACCTCAATTCGTAACATCCTGCCCGCACAGGTGGTTGAATTGCTGGAGATTGACGATCAGGTAGAGGTTAAGCTGCGCATTGGCATCAGCGAGCTGTGGGCGCGTATTTCGCCTTGGGCGCGGGATGAGCTGGGCATTCGGCCGGATCAGTGGCTGTATGCCCAGATTAAAAGCGTGTCGATTACGCCCTGA
- the bioC gene encoding malonyl-ACP O-methyltransferase BioC has translation MTLHINKQAIAQAFGRAAQHYEQHAELQRQSGDALLALAPAGFGPHLLDAGCGTGWYSRYWRDRGRTLTALDLSPTMLNSAARQHSAHHYVQGDIDALPLPDACVDGVWSNLAVQWSSDLRTALQQFLRVTRPGGSVLFSTLLAGSLNEVHQAWAQLDGRQHANRFLSAAQIAAATDGMALHSTLQTITLHFPSALNAMRSLKGIGATHLHDGRQGGLLTRSQLARLEQCWPQDEAGYRLSYHLMYGILTA, from the coding sequence ATGACGCTGCACATCAATAAACAGGCGATTGCTCAGGCGTTTGGTCGGGCGGCACAACATTATGAGCAGCATGCCGAGTTGCAACGCCAGAGTGGTGATGCCCTGCTGGCGCTGGCACCGGCCGGATTTGGCCCGCACCTGCTGGATGCCGGATGTGGCACCGGTTGGTACAGCCGCTACTGGCGCGACCGTGGACGTACCCTGACTGCGCTTGACCTGTCACCAACCATGCTGAATAGCGCGGCCCGGCAACACTCGGCACATCATTATGTGCAGGGCGATATTGATGCTCTGCCGCTGCCGGATGCCTGCGTTGATGGCGTGTGGAGCAACCTCGCGGTGCAATGGAGTAGCGATCTGCGCACTGCTTTGCAGCAATTTCTGCGCGTGACTCGCCCCGGCGGCAGCGTGCTGTTTTCCACTTTGCTGGCCGGTTCGCTCAATGAGGTTCATCAGGCGTGGGCGCAGTTGGATGGACGTCAGCACGCCAACCGTTTTCTCAGCGCGGCGCAAATCGCCGCCGCGACCGATGGCATGGCGCTGCACAGCACGCTGCAAACCATCACCTTACATTTTCCCAGCGCGCTCAACGCGATGCGTTCGCTGAAAGGCATTGGCGCAACCCATCTGCACGATGGACGCCAGGGCGGATTACTGACGCGGAGTCAGTTGGCCCGGCTGGAGCAGTGCTGGCCACAGGACGAGGCGGGTTATCGCCTGAGTTATCATCTGATGTATGGAATCTTAACGGCATGA